From the Devosia sp. FJ2-5-3 genome, the window CGGCCCTGTTCCGGATTTTTGGGGGCAAGGCGGGGCGGATCGGCGTCGCCGATGTCGCCATCCTGCTGTTTTCGTGCTGGATCTGCGTCGCCCTGGTGATGGCGCATGGATTGCCCGGAGCGGTCGAGCAGGCCGGCAGCCAGGTGCTCGAGACCCTGGGCACGTTCATGGTCGCGCGCGCCTATATCCGCTCTTCGCGCGACTACGAAGCCCTGGCCCGCCTGCTGTTCGTGATCGTCGGCATGGTGCTGTTTCCGCTCGCCCTGCTGGAGGTGGCGACAGGCCGCAACATCGTGCTGGAGCTGGCCACCAAGGTCCTGCCCACCCACATCATCAATTACCAACCGCCAAGGATGGGCATAAGGCGCGTCCAATCGGTGTTCGAGCATCCGATCCTGTTTGGCGTGTTCTGCTCGGGTGCGCTTGCCATGACCTATGTTGTCCGCGGTCATGCCAAATCGGCGACGCGGCGGCTGGCGAGCACGGGGATCGTCGCTGTCACAGCATTTCTCTCGATGTCCTCCGGACCGATGTCGACCGTGATCGTGCAGGTCATGCTGCTGACCTGGGACAAGGTCCTGGGGAAGCTGAAGAACCGCTGGTGGCTGCTGATCGGTGGCTTTTTTTCGCTGGTGCTCGTGCTGGACCTGCTGTCCAACCGTCCGCTTCCGGCGATCCTGTTTTCCTATTTCGCGCTGGATGAGGCGTCAGCCTATTTCCGGCTGCTGATCTGGGAATTCGGGTCACAGTCGGTGCTCAACCATCCCATTTTCGGTGTGGGGCTGGGGGAATGGGACCGGCCAGAGTGGATGCCGTTCAGCGTCGACATGTTCTGGCTGGTCAACGCCATTGTCGGCGGCATTCCCGCGGCCGTTTTCATGACCGTAGCGTTCTTTTCCACCACACTTTCGGTCGGCTTTGCCAAGGGCCTCGATGCGCGCGCCGAGCGGTGCAGGCTTGCGTTTCTCATATCCATGTGCGGCTTTTTCCTCGCCGGCTGGATGGTTCATTTTTGGGGCGCGACCTATGTGCTCTTCATCCTGCTGCTGGGGAGCGGAAGGTGGATGGCAGACCTGGCGGGACCGGATGCAGGCAGGCGTTCCGTCCGCGCCGAGCAGGACGATCTGCGCTAGCCCGTTGTGTTGATTCCGGCCGTCCGGGCGCGTCGGTAGGGTCGGGCTACAGAGCAGGGGGCGTGCTGGTGTCACATGAAAATCATCGTCTATCCGCATGAATTGAGCATTGGCGGGAGCCAGATCAACGCCATCGATCTGGCCGCCTCCATTGCCGCGAAGGGCAATGACGTCATCATTTACGGCACCGATGGTCCGCTGGTGCCCTATGTCAGGGAGCGTGGCCTGAAATTCGTCCGCGCCGTGGATTTCAAATATCGGCCCGCGCCGCCCAAGATCGCCCAGCTCTACGCGCTGGCGCGGCGGGAGAAGGCTGATCTCATCCACACATATGAATGGCCGCCATGCCTCGACGCCTATCTGGGCGCAGGGCTTGTCGGGCGGGTGCCGGTGCTGGCAACCATTCTCGATATGACGCTTTCGCCCTTCGTGCCGCCATCGCTGCCGCTGATCATGGGCACGGCCGAGTTGACGGAAGCGGGGCGCAAGGCCCGGCCCGGGCCGGTCTGGGCGATCGAGCCGCCAATCGATATCGAGCGGGACAATCCAGGAATAGACGCCAGTGCCTTTCGTCGTCGGCTGGCGCTCGGGAAGGGCGAGCTATTGGCGGTGATCGTGTCGCGGCTTGCCGTCGATCTCAAGCTTGATGCCCTGGTTCGCGCCATCGACGCCATCGATGTCGCCGCCGATCGCTATCGGGTCCGGCTGGCGATCGTCGGCGGTGGACCGGCCTACGAGGCCCTTTTCAATCGTGCGGCGGCCGTCAATGCGCGGCATGGGCGAGAGGTGGTGACGCTTCTCGGCGAGGAAGGGGACCCAAGGCCGGCCTATGCGGCGGCCGATATCGTGCTCGGCATGGGCAGTTCCGCCCTGCGGGCCCTCTCCATCGGGCGTCCACTGATCGTGCAGGGGGAAGGCGGATTTTCGCGCGTCTTCGACGCGGATTCCGTCGCTCTTTTCATGCATCAGGGCTTTTACGGCATCGGCGATGGCGGGAGTGACAATCTGGCGGAGCAGATCGGGCTTCTGCTCGCCGACACTGGTTTGCGAGAGGCACTGGGCCGGATGGGTCGCCAGATCGTGGAGCACAATTTCAGCCTCGAGCATATGAGCGCGCGCCTCCTCAAGGTCTACGAGACCGTCGTTCGGCAGGGCGCTGCTTCAAAGATGCCCGAAGTGGCCAGCGTCTTGGGAAGGGCATTCCAACGTGAATTCCAGAACCATGTGCCGCGCAACAAGCAGCATAAGCGCAGGATCGAAACCGCGAAACTATCGGCTGCCGCCCATGGCTCCTGGCCACCGGCGGATCTGGACATGGTCACACAATGAATAAAGAGCACGAACCCGCTATTGCCCCGGAGCGCTCGCCGACCGTGTCGGTGATCATACCCACCTATAATCGCTCGAAGACCTTGGGTGATGCGATGGCCAGCGTGCTGTCGCAATCCTGGACCGACATTGAACTGATCGTTGTCGATGACGGATCTATGGAGGATGTAGAGCCGATCGTCCTGGGCTTTCACGACCCGAGGGTGAAGTTTTTCCGGCGCCCCAAGAATGGCGGGGCCGGGGCCGCGCGCAACTCGGGGATAGCGTTGGCACGGGGGAGTTTTATCGCTTTCCATGATAGCGACGATCTGTGGCTGCCCGGGAAACTTGAGCGGCAGATGCAGTTGATGGCCACGCTGGGCCCGGCCTATGGAGTGGTGACGGGACCCAAGATCCTTTATGGGCGTGACCAGAAGTTCTCTTTCGGCGCGGGGAAGGCCGCGGTCGCACCGGACCCCGCCACGAGGTTGGTTGTCGGCGGCGATACGCTGCAGCATCTGCTGATGGATAATCGGATCAGCCTGCAAAACACGTTGTTCCGGCGGAATTGTTACCCCGGAGATGTGTGGTTCGACCCAGTAGCGCGGGCCAATGAAGACTGGGAATTTGCGGTTCGCGTGGCGCGGAACACCGACATTTACGAGGACACGATCCCTGTGGTGCTTGGATTCATGTCGGCCGACAGCATTTCACGCAACAAGCGCCGGGAGTGCACGGGGCTCATTCGTATCCTCAAAAAGAATAAGGATGTGCTTGCCCTTTACCCCTATCAGCACGCGCTGCTGCGGCTCGATCTCGCCCACTACATGCACAAGTTCGGCAAGCGGAGGCGCGCCATTGGCTTTCTGGCCAGCGCGCTGCGGCTGTACCCCGGTTGCGTGTCGGCGCTTGGCTTCATGGTCGCAAGATGGGGGAAAGGACGATTTGCCAAGGCTTGGCAGGCGATCGCTTTGCCGCGTCGTCGGCGACAGGTTTAGATCGTAATTAGAGCTGCTTTTGGAGGAAGGTGCGGGTGCGGCCCTTGGGGAAGTCCGGGAGTTCGCCGAAGGTCTTGTAGCCAGCGCGTTGGTATGTCTTGAGGGCCACAGGACTGAAGGTGTCGATATGGGCGGCGTGGCAGCCGCGCGCGCGGGCTTCGGCTTCTGCGGCCTCAAGTAGGCGCGGCGCCCAGCCCTGACCGCGCAGGGGCTCGGCGATGAACAGCCACTGAATATAGAGCCAGCCCCAGGCGGTGTACCCGGAGAGGCCGCCCAGGAAGGCGCCGACTTCATCGGTGAGGGTGATGGCGAGGGGAAGGCGGTCGGAGGGACCGGCATCGGCAGCGTTGAAGGCGGCAAGACCGTCGCCGATGGCCGCCAGTTCATCGCTGGTCGGCGCATCGGTCAGTTTGAGATTGATCGTCATCACCGCTCTTCGGGCATGGGGCGGATGAAGTGGTTTTCCGAGATCTGGCGGATTTCGGACTGTGGCAGTGCGGACTGGCGGCGGATCGTTTCCACCTGGTCCAGTTCTGCGCCGGCTTCCGAAAACCGCCGGTCCGGATCGGGCACGGCCGAGAGCAGGAGGCGGGTATAGGGGTGCTGCGGGTTTTCGAGCACGCTGTCTGTTGCACCCCATTCGACGATCTGGCCGGCATACATCACCATGATGTCCTCGGCCACATAGCGGGCCGTGGCGATGTCATGGGTGATGTAGAGGAGGGCAAGGCCCAGCTCCGCCTTCATGTCGTTGAGCAGATTGAGAATGCCGAGGCGCACCGAGACGTCGAGCATGGACGTGGGCTCGTCTGCGACGATGACCTGCGGATTGACCGCGAGCGCACGGGCAATCGAGATGCGCTGGCGCTGGCCGCCCGAAAGCTCGTGGGGATATTTCGGCATGACAATGGCCGGGTCGAGCTTGACCCGGGCCAGCAGCTCTTCGACCGCAGCCTTGCGCTGTGCTGCGTTGAGGCCTTTCTGGTGGAGGCGAAGCGGGCGCTCGAGGTGATAGAAGATGGTGTGGGCCGGATTGAGCGAAGAGAAAGGGTCCTGGAAGACCATCTGCACAGACGAGCGATAGGCCTTGACCGCCTTGGCGTCGGCCTTGCCCTGTGGTGCACCCTTGAACAGCAATTGTCCCTGGTCTGGAACATATTCACGCATGATGAGGCGAGCAGCCGTGGTCTTGCCAGAGCCGCTTTCGCCGACAAGCGCAAGCGTGCGGCCGGAATGGAGCGCGAAGGAAACGTCGCGGGCGGCATAGACGGGCTTGTCCTTGCCGCCAAAGATCTTCGAAACATTGTCGAGGGCGAGGATGGGCGCGGTTTGGCTCATGATGTGGCCTCGCGAGAGATCTGGGCGCCGTGCAGCTTGGGCATGGAGGCCCAGAGGCGGCGCGTGTAGTCGTGCTGGGGCGAGCGGTAGATGGTCTGGGCGGCGTTGACCTCGACCAGATTGCCTTCGAGCATGATGCCGATGCGGTCGGAGACCTGCACCATCAGGCTCAAATCATGGGTGATGAACAACACGGCAAAACCCAGCTGCTTGCGCAGCACGTCGATGCGCTGGAGGATCTCGCGCTGCACGACAACGTCGAGCGCGGTGGTGGGCTCATCCATGATCAAGAGCTTGGGATTGAGCGCGAGGCAGATAGCGATGACGATGCGCTGGCGCATGCCGCCCGAGCACTGGTGGGGGTAGGCGGACAGGCGGTCGGGGGAAATATCGACCAGCTTGAGGAGTTCGGCAGCACGCTCGCGCGCCTTGGCCCGGGTGATGTCGGTGTGGGTGCGCAGCACATCGTAGAACTGCTCTTCGATGGTCAGCACCGGGTTGAGCGAGTTCATGGCGCTCTGGAACACCATGGCGACTTCCCGCCAGCGGAACTTTCGCAATTCCTGATCGTCGAGCGTGAGCACATCGCGACCGTCGACAAGGATCTGGCTGCCCTTGCGGATCAATGCAGGCGGGCGGTGCAGGCGGCTGACCGCGAAGGCGATGGTGGATTTGCCGCAGCCCGACTCGCCGGCGAGGCCGAAGAGCTCGCCCGGCTGGATGTCGAAGCTGACATTCTTGACGGCCGAGAAATCCTTTTCAGCCCCGATATAGTCGATGGTGAGATTGCGGACGGAGAGGACGGGAGTGGTCATAGCTTGCCTTCTCCGGCATGGACCATGCGGGTCCAGCGATTGAGTATGCCGCCAGTGCGCAGGCGCGGATTGGCGATCTCGTCGATGGCGAAATTGACCAGCGCCAGGCCAAGGCCGAGCAGCGCCAGCGCAAAGCACGGCGAGAGCAGATCCCACCAGGCGCCGACCGAGAGGGCAGAAGCGTTCTGCGCGTTATAGAGCATGATGCCCCAGGAGACGGTGTTCGGATCACCCAGGCCAAGGAATTCGAGCGTGGCTTCAGCGATGACGGCGAAGATGACGCTACCGATGAAATTGATGCCGACGATGGAAATCAGGTTCGGGAAAATCTCGAAGGCCATGATGCGCCAGCTCGGCTCGCCCAGCATTTCGGCGGACTTAACATAGTCGCGCTGGCGAATGGAGAGCGTTTCCGAACGGGTAACGCGCACGCCCCAGGCCCAGGAGGTGAGGCCGAGAATGATGGCAATGACCATCGGGCTGGCCTGACCGATAAAGGCGGCAAGCACCAGCAGCAGGGGCAAATTGGGGATGACCAGCACCATATTGGTGAAGAAGTTGATGACCTCGTCGATCACGCCGCCCTTGTAGCCGGCAATGATGCCCAGAATGGTGCCGATGATGGTGATGAGCAGGCCCGCGCCAAAGCCGACGGCGAGCGAAACCCGCGCGCCATGGATCAGGCGCGAGAACACGTCGTGGCCAAGGCGGGTCGTGCCAAGCCAATGGTCCCAGGACGGGGCCTGGTGTGGGCGGCCAACGCGCTTGGTCGGGCTATATTCGGTGAGGAACGGCGCGAAGATGGCGATGAGCAGGATCAACATGATGATGGTCAAGCCGACCACCGCCTTCTTGTTGTGCAGGAGCTGGCGGAGCAGGGGCATGGCTCAGGCCTTCTTGAGGCGCGGATCGAGCAGGACATAGCTCAGATCGACGACGAAATTGGAGACGAGCATGGCGGCAGTCATGATCAGGAGCTGGCCCTGGATGACCGGATAGTCGCGCGCGAGGATGGCCTGGTAGAGCGTATTGCCGAGGCCGGGATAGTTGAACACCACCTCAATGATCAGCGACCCGGAGAGAATGGTGCCGATGGCGATGGCAAGGCTCGAGACGGTCGGCAGCAGCGCGTTACGGGCGGCGTACCACAGCATGACGTTCTTGTCGGAGAGGCCCTTGGCGCGACCCATGACGATATAGTCTTCGCCGAGGAGATTGATCATGTTGTTGCGCATGGTGACGGCAAAGCCGCCCGAGAGCGCAATGACCAGCGTCACCAGGGGCAGGGTGCCGTGATAGATCACGCTCGAGATATATTCCCAGGTAAAGGCGGGATCGAGCATCGGGTTGGCGGCATAGCCATTGGGGAACCAGCGTAGCGTATAGCCGAACAGGAACAGCATGATGAGCGAGATCACCACGGCCGGGACGGAGCTGCAGAAGATCGCCAAGAGCGAAACGACCGAGTCAAAGCGCGAGCCACGGCGCCAGGCGGCCATGACGCCAAGGAACGTGCCGAGGGTGAAGCTGATCAGCGTGGCAATGCCGACGAGGCCGAGGGTCCAGACCAGCGCACGGCCGAGCAATTCAGTGACGGGGAGGGGGAAGTATTTGATCGAGCGGCCGAGATCGCCGGTGAAGACGCTCTTGAGATAGGAAAAATACTGCTCGTGAACCGGCGCGTCGATGAAGCCGAAGGTGAGCTTCAGAGCGTTGAGGTTTTCGAGGCTGAGTTCGGAGCCGGCGCTGGCGAACATGATCTGGATGGGATCACCCGGCATCAGGCGCGGCAGGAAGAAGTTAATGGTGGCGGCGGCGAGGAAGGCCGCGAGGTAGAACGCCAGGCGTCGCAGCAGGAAGCCCATATTTTTTCCTTCTCTCGTGGCTGCCTGACTGGATCCCCGTCTGGTGCGGGAAGAGCGCGTTCCGGCAGGAGAGAGGCGCGCCAGAGCGCGCCTCCCGTGATGATTATTGTGCGACTGGCTCGAGGTCGAGCAGCTGCAGCAGACGCGCTGGATTGGCGTTGGACACGACCGGCGAGTACTTCGGATTTTCAGCATCCGCCCAGCCGGTGAAGCGGCTGGTGTTGTACTCGTAGAAGGACGGGCTGTTGTAGAGCGGCACGATCGGCAGGGCCTCGGCCACGATCAGCTGGATCTTGTCCATCGCCGTCTTGCGGGCTGCAGGATCCTTGCTCTGCTTATATTCGCTGAGCAGGGCCGTAACTTCCTCGCTCGACCAGTGCGGCGCGGTGAAGCGCGACTTGCCGAAATCATCCGGGTTGAAGGAGCGGATGAAGGGGAAGTAGGGGTCGGCAGCCGATGCCAGGGCGTTCAGCGTCATCGAATATTCACCCGAGATGAGCGCGGAGGTCCACACAGCGGCTTCGGGGGTCGACATCTTCACGTTGAGGCCGGCTTCCTGCATGGTTTCCATGGAGATCTGCACGGCGTCGATCCAGTCGGTCCAGCCGTTTGGAACCATGAAGTCGATGGCGATCGGGGTGCCATCGGGATTGTCGCGGAAACCGTCATTGTCGGCGTCGACATAGCCGGCTTCGTCGAGAAGAGCGATGCCAGCGTCGAGGTCGAACTTGGCATACTGGCCGAACTGGGTCTCGACTTCGGGATTGGCGAAGGCCGAGTAGAGTTCGCCCAGGCCCGACGGGTCCTCGTTGACGAGCGGATAGCCGTAGCCAGCGATATCAACGATGGTCTGGCGGTCGATCAGCATCGAGAGCGCGCGACGGAAGTTGACGTCGTTATAGGCCTTGCGGGCGTTTTCGTCAGGCGAGACCTGGCTCATCTGCAGCGAAACGAGGCTGGAGGGGGTGAACCAGTATTTGTGATGCTCGGGATCCTTGGC encodes:
- a CDS encoding O-antigen ligase domain-containing protein, with amino-acid sequence MLRSRQAENQLRASRAEPVSKAINPASDRVKLGWPVVALCWSLIIPWIIPLGSLSMQPYRIVLIVTFFPALFRIFGGKAGRIGVADVAILLFSCWICVALVMAHGLPGAVEQAGSQVLETLGTFMVARAYIRSSRDYEALARLLFVIVGMVLFPLALLEVATGRNIVLELATKVLPTHIINYQPPRMGIRRVQSVFEHPILFGVFCSGALAMTYVVRGHAKSATRRLASTGIVAVTAFLSMSSGPMSTVIVQVMLLTWDKVLGKLKNRWWLLIGGFFSLVLVLDLLSNRPLPAILFSYFALDEASAYFRLLIWEFGSQSVLNHPIFGVGLGEWDRPEWMPFSVDMFWLVNAIVGGIPAAVFMTVAFFSTTLSVGFAKGLDARAERCRLAFLISMCGFFLAGWMVHFWGATYVLFILLLGSGRWMADLAGPDAGRRSVRAEQDDLR
- a CDS encoding glycosyltransferase family 4 protein gives rise to the protein MKIIVYPHELSIGGSQINAIDLAASIAAKGNDVIIYGTDGPLVPYVRERGLKFVRAVDFKYRPAPPKIAQLYALARREKADLIHTYEWPPCLDAYLGAGLVGRVPVLATILDMTLSPFVPPSLPLIMGTAELTEAGRKARPGPVWAIEPPIDIERDNPGIDASAFRRRLALGKGELLAVIVSRLAVDLKLDALVRAIDAIDVAADRYRVRLAIVGGGPAYEALFNRAAAVNARHGREVVTLLGEEGDPRPAYAAADIVLGMGSSALRALSIGRPLIVQGEGGFSRVFDADSVALFMHQGFYGIGDGGSDNLAEQIGLLLADTGLREALGRMGRQIVEHNFSLEHMSARLLKVYETVVRQGAASKMPEVASVLGRAFQREFQNHVPRNKQHKRRIETAKLSAAAHGSWPPADLDMVTQ
- a CDS encoding glycosyltransferase family A protein; translated protein: MNKEHEPAIAPERSPTVSVIIPTYNRSKTLGDAMASVLSQSWTDIELIVVDDGSMEDVEPIVLGFHDPRVKFFRRPKNGGAGAARNSGIALARGSFIAFHDSDDLWLPGKLERQMQLMATLGPAYGVVTGPKILYGRDQKFSFGAGKAAVAPDPATRLVVGGDTLQHLLMDNRISLQNTLFRRNCYPGDVWFDPVARANEDWEFAVRVARNTDIYEDTIPVVLGFMSADSISRNKRRECTGLIRILKKNKDVLALYPYQHALLRLDLAHYMHKFGKRRRAIGFLASALRLYPGCVSALGFMVARWGKGRFAKAWQAIALPRRRRQV
- a CDS encoding GNAT family N-acetyltransferase, with the protein product MTINLKLTDAPTSDELAAIGDGLAAFNAADAGPSDRLPLAITLTDEVGAFLGGLSGYTAWGWLYIQWLFIAEPLRGQGWAPRLLEAAEAEARARGCHAAHIDTFSPVALKTYQRAGYKTFGELPDFPKGRTRTFLQKQL
- a CDS encoding ATP-binding cassette domain-containing protein — translated: MSQTAPILALDNVSKIFGGKDKPVYAARDVSFALHSGRTLALVGESGSGKTTAARLIMREYVPDQGQLLFKGAPQGKADAKAVKAYRSSVQMVFQDPFSSLNPAHTIFYHLERPLRLHQKGLNAAQRKAAVEELLARVKLDPAIVMPKYPHELSGGQRQRISIARALAVNPQVIVADEPTSMLDVSVRLGILNLLNDMKAELGLALLYITHDIATARYVAEDIMVMYAGQIVEWGATDSVLENPQHPYTRLLLSAVPDPDRRFSEAGAELDQVETIRRQSALPQSEIRQISENHFIRPMPEER
- a CDS encoding ABC transporter ATP-binding protein → MTTPVLSVRNLTIDYIGAEKDFSAVKNVSFDIQPGELFGLAGESGCGKSTIAFAVSRLHRPPALIRKGSQILVDGRDVLTLDDQELRKFRWREVAMVFQSAMNSLNPVLTIEEQFYDVLRTHTDITRAKARERAAELLKLVDISPDRLSAYPHQCSGGMRQRIVIAICLALNPKLLIMDEPTTALDVVVQREILQRIDVLRKQLGFAVLFITHDLSLMVQVSDRIGIMLEGNLVEVNAAQTIYRSPQHDYTRRLWASMPKLHGAQISREATS
- a CDS encoding ABC transporter permease; the protein is MPLLRQLLHNKKAVVGLTIIMLILLIAIFAPFLTEYSPTKRVGRPHQAPSWDHWLGTTRLGHDVFSRLIHGARVSLAVGFGAGLLITIIGTILGIIAGYKGGVIDEVINFFTNMVLVIPNLPLLLVLAAFIGQASPMVIAIILGLTSWAWGVRVTRSETLSIRQRDYVKSAEMLGEPSWRIMAFEIFPNLISIVGINFIGSVIFAVIAEATLEFLGLGDPNTVSWGIMLYNAQNASALSVGAWWDLLSPCFALALLGLGLALVNFAIDEIANPRLRTGGILNRWTRMVHAGEGKL
- a CDS encoding ABC transporter permease — encoded protein: MGFLLRRLAFYLAAFLAAATINFFLPRLMPGDPIQIMFASAGSELSLENLNALKLTFGFIDAPVHEQYFSYLKSVFTGDLGRSIKYFPLPVTELLGRALVWTLGLVGIATLISFTLGTFLGVMAAWRRGSRFDSVVSLLAIFCSSVPAVVISLIMLFLFGYTLRWFPNGYAANPMLDPAFTWEYISSVIYHGTLPLVTLVIALSGGFAVTMRNNMINLLGEDYIVMGRAKGLSDKNVMLWYAARNALLPTVSSLAIAIGTILSGSLIIEVVFNYPGLGNTLYQAILARDYPVIQGQLLIMTAAMLVSNFVVDLSYVLLDPRLKKA
- a CDS encoding ABC transporter substrate-binding protein, which gives rise to MRKLTLLAATSAAVLAMAAPAFAQNVLTLSSEQTTTFVRNFNPFGQTSARYTTLDFMYEPLVVFNRLKGNEPNFRLAESFDLADDLMSITFTLREGLKWSDGETLDADDIVFTYDYLKKFPALDFISVSQQLTSVEKVDDRTVRFNLTEANSLIANTIVGMPIVPEHIWASIEDPVTFANENPVASGPMTEITRFTPQVYEQCANPHYWDAENLKVDCLRMPQLADNPQVLAALAEGTLDWATSFIPDIDNTFVAKDPEHHKYWFTPSSLVSLQMSQVSPDENARKAYNDVNFRRALSMLIDRQTIVDIAGYGYPLVNEDPSGLGELYSAFANPEVETQFGQYAKFDLDAGIALLDEAGYVDADNDGFRDNPDGTPIAIDFMVPNGWTDWIDAVQISMETMQEAGLNVKMSTPEAAVWTSALISGEYSMTLNALASAADPYFPFIRSFNPDDFGKSRFTAPHWSSEEVTALLSEYKQSKDPAARKTAMDKIQLIVAEALPIVPLYNSPSFYEYNTSRFTGWADAENPKYSPVVSNANPARLLQLLDLEPVAQ